The Tepidibacillus fermentans genome has a window encoding:
- the trpB gene encoding tryptophan synthase subunit beta produces the protein MMQSLQWEIDLGNGRFGPFGGTFIPETLMHAVKELEEAYERIGKDPEFQQEYLKWVQEYAGRPTLLYFADQLTDVLQGAKIYLKREDLNHTGAHKINNAIGQGLLAKRMGKKKIIAETGAGQHGVASATIAAKLGLECKVFMGIEDIERQRLNVFRMQLLGAEVVPVESGRGTLKDATNEAIRYWAANIEDTYYLIGSVVGPHPYPTMVRDFQKIIGLEAKQQMIEREQRLPDYVIASVGGGSNAMGIFYPFIEDHEVQLIGVEAAGKGLDDQHAATIAKGKPGVIHGSYTYLLQDQYGMIQPAYSISAGLDYPGIGPEHAYLQAIGRAKYTTITDEEAMDALKILSQTEGIIPAIESAHAVAAAIQLAKTLSKDQVILVNLSGRGDKDMDTIHRFFTEKAKGVAKE, from the coding sequence ATGATGCAGTCGCTTCAATGGGAGATTGACTTAGGGAATGGACGATTTGGACCTTTTGGTGGAACATTTATTCCCGAAACCCTCATGCATGCAGTTAAAGAATTAGAAGAAGCCTATGAACGAATTGGGAAAGATCCTGAATTTCAACAAGAATATCTAAAATGGGTACAAGAATATGCTGGTCGTCCCACTCTTCTCTATTTTGCCGACCAATTAACCGATGTTCTCCAAGGGGCCAAAATTTATCTCAAGCGTGAAGATTTGAATCATACAGGTGCACATAAAATCAATAATGCCATCGGTCAAGGGTTACTTGCAAAAAGGATGGGGAAGAAAAAGATTATCGCTGAAACAGGTGCAGGTCAACATGGGGTCGCTTCCGCAACCATTGCTGCCAAATTAGGATTAGAGTGTAAAGTGTTCATGGGAATCGAAGATATTGAACGGCAACGGTTAAATGTTTTTCGCATGCAACTTTTAGGTGCAGAAGTGGTTCCTGTTGAAAGCGGAAGGGGAACTCTAAAAGATGCGACTAATGAAGCTATTCGCTACTGGGCAGCAAACATAGAAGATACTTATTATTTAATCGGTTCTGTTGTCGGTCCTCATCCTTATCCCACAATGGTGCGGGATTTTCAAAAGATTATTGGACTAGAAGCGAAACAACAAATGATAGAAAGGGAGCAACGCTTGCCTGATTATGTCATCGCTAGTGTAGGTGGCGGTAGCAATGCAATGGGCATTTTTTATCCATTTATTGAGGATCATGAAGTACAGCTGATCGGCGTAGAAGCTGCAGGGAAAGGCTTGGATGATCAACATGCAGCAACTATAGCAAAAGGGAAACCAGGGGTGATCCATGGTTCTTATACCTATCTTTTACAAGATCAATATGGCATGATTCAACCTGCTTACTCGATTTCTGCGGGTCTCGATTATCCTGGAATTGGTCCTGAACATGCATATCTTCAAGCGATCGGCAGGGCGAAATATACTACGATTACCGATGAGGAAGCGATGGATGCCCTGAAGATTCTTAGCCAAACAGAAGGGATTATCCCTGCGATTGAATCGGCTCATGCAGTAGCCGCCGCCATTCAATTAGCAAAAACGTTATCTAAAGATCAAGTAATCCTCGTCAATCTTTCTGGCAGAGGAGATAAGGATATGGATACGATACACCGTTTCTTTACAGAAAAAGCAAAAGGAGTGGCTAAGGAATGA
- a CDS encoding phosphoribosylanthranilate isomerase — MKVKICGIFEEQTLIDLKEKEIWPDYIGFVFAKSRRQVKPTQIKPWLKHIPSTVKTVGVFVNQAIEDVINAPVHILQFHGDEKPEDCQLIKEQTGKEIWKVISVDQNHPFSIEHYRNVYERYLPVVDGFIFDTASKSRGGSGSKFEWEPFYHLWQEIEKPILVAGGIMKEDIPILKRYPIEGIDLSSGVEEEGKKSIPKIVELIEEVRRDDAVASMGD, encoded by the coding sequence ATGAAGGTGAAAATTTGTGGAATCTTTGAAGAACAAACCCTGATCGATCTAAAGGAAAAAGAGATATGGCCAGATTATATTGGTTTTGTCTTTGCGAAGAGCAGAAGGCAAGTAAAACCAACCCAGATTAAACCATGGTTAAAACATATTCCATCAACCGTTAAAACGGTTGGCGTGTTTGTAAATCAGGCAATTGAGGATGTAATAAATGCTCCCGTCCATATCCTCCAATTTCACGGGGATGAAAAGCCAGAGGATTGTCAATTGATTAAGGAACAAACAGGGAAAGAGATCTGGAAAGTGATCTCTGTGGATCAAAATCATCCCTTTTCGATTGAGCATTATCGCAATGTCTATGAAAGATATTTACCAGTGGTGGATGGATTTATTTTTGACACAGCAAGTAAGAGTCGCGGTGGCAGCGGAAGCAAATTTGAATGGGAACCTTTTTATCACTTATGGCAAGAGATTGAAAAACCGATTCTTGTAGCCGGTGGAATCATGAAAGAAGATATTCCAATACTCAAACGTTACCCGATAGAAGGGATCGACCTCTCAAGTGGAGTAGAGGAAGAAGGCAAAAAATCAATCCCAAAAATCGTGGAACTCATAGAGGAGGTAAGAAGAGATGATGCAGTCGCTTCAATGGGAGATTGA
- the trpA gene encoding tryptophan synthase subunit alpha, which yields MMFVPFLTAGFPTPSLFKKMLFILEEEGAGMIEIGVPYSDPLADGPTIQRSSIRAIDQGMNIRTVLDLIKEVRKEGLKVPLVLFTYYNPLLQMGLEQVAKEVVQSGFNGVLVPDLPIEESQPLKEALKQYHIPLISLIAPTSFERIEAIAKQAEGFIYIVSSLGVTGERSQFHTKVKQLVQTVKQFAQVPVVLGFGIKQKSQLGSLTEDLDGYVIGSALIRIIEEIEQELRESLVPESIESEEFQFQFLERFRQRIREVQQ from the coding sequence ATGATGTTTGTTCCCTTTTTAACGGCAGGTTTCCCGACCCCTTCGCTCTTTAAGAAAATGCTCTTCATTCTAGAAGAAGAAGGAGCAGGCATGATCGAGATTGGTGTTCCCTATTCCGATCCCTTAGCCGATGGTCCTACAATTCAACGGTCTTCTATTCGAGCTATTGATCAGGGAATGAATATCCGAACCGTTTTAGACTTGATCAAAGAAGTACGGAAAGAAGGTTTGAAGGTTCCCCTGGTTCTGTTTACCTATTATAATCCTTTATTACAAATGGGATTAGAACAAGTTGCCAAAGAAGTGGTTCAAAGTGGTTTTAATGGGGTATTGGTTCCTGACTTGCCTATCGAAGAAAGTCAACCTTTAAAAGAGGCATTGAAGCAATATCATATTCCACTTATTTCCTTAATTGCCCCAACTTCTTTTGAGCGAATCGAAGCCATAGCGAAACAAGCAGAAGGATTTATCTATATTGTATCTTCTTTAGGGGTTACAGGGGAACGATCTCAATTTCACACAAAGGTAAAGCAGCTGGTGCAAACCGTGAAACAATTTGCTCAGGTGCCCGTTGTTTTAGGTTTTGGCATAAAACAAAAATCACAACTTGGATCATTAACAGAAGATTTGGATGGATATGTCATTGGTAGTGCCTTAATCCGAATCATCGAGGAGATCGAACAGGAATTACGAGAATCGTTAGTCCCTGAATCCATTGAATCAGAAGAATTTCAATTCCAGTTCCTTGAACGATTCCGTCAAAGAATTCGGGAGGTGCAACAATGA
- a CDS encoding molybdopterin-containing oxidoreductase family protein: MGEERRISRRKFLKVSAATGALLTVQPKIGMNQWVNAAKQEDIKRIPTLCNGCTSRCGIIATIKNGRLIHIEGNKEHPTNNGRLCGRAYGAAMLAYHKDRLQGPMKRVGDEFVPISWEQAYKEIGAKLKEIITKYGPASVMYMHNPKEVGKFYGYRFMNAIGSNSIQTHHSVCYISRDVGLEHTIGATPNTDAANAKYMLFIGRSVGDGIKPSHLQGMMKGRDKKAKIVCVDPRHNATANIVDEWIPIKPGTDIALLLAIANTMIKNDWYDKAFIDQYAIGFEEFKKEIQTYTPEWAEKITTIPATKIVEIAKDLSAAKPHAFIDPSWKGAFGCNYLNSPETARMVGLVNAMLGNINQKGGIYFAVEPKLGKLDSAKHPAPEKPKVDHIDGSGVEGQYPLVPSSKGMPHRTPGLIDEGKVKAVFINHFNPVRNTPDRQYNIDGYKKAELIVVCDIWMSETAELAHYVLPEPTYLERTEIIEPLAGKTGAVTIRQQVIDKFHPNTKPFSEIITGIAKEMGLGQYFNFTIDELNEALLKPTGISYKELKEKGVIKTKEMVEFGKVPKLKTESGKVEFYSEAYKKAGFSPIPVWMPPKVEPKKGEFRLIWGKQNVHSHSSTANIPQLMQVTKDYNLERVWINTKKAKELGIKDGDFVIIENDLFKGKIRAKVTERIFPDAIFLPGGYGAFAKNLKISNGFGLCPNDFVKTGTDPISGNGLMMETAVTVRKDV, encoded by the coding sequence ATGGGTGAAGAAAGAAGGATCAGTCGAAGAAAATTTTTAAAAGTTTCAGCAGCGACTGGAGCGCTTTTAACCGTACAACCTAAGATTGGAATGAATCAGTGGGTTAACGCCGCGAAACAAGAGGATATAAAAAGAATACCTACATTATGTAATGGTTGTACTAGCCGTTGTGGAATCATCGCAACTATTAAGAATGGTCGTCTTATCCATATTGAAGGCAACAAAGAACATCCAACGAATAATGGAAGATTATGTGGTAGGGCATACGGCGCAGCGATGTTAGCCTATCACAAGGATCGTTTGCAAGGCCCAATGAAACGAGTAGGAGATGAATTTGTTCCTATTAGTTGGGAACAAGCCTATAAAGAAATCGGTGCGAAATTAAAAGAGATTATTACCAAATATGGACCAGCTAGTGTTATGTACATGCATAATCCCAAAGAGGTAGGTAAGTTTTACGGATACCGGTTTATGAACGCAATTGGCAGTAATAGTATTCAGACTCATCATTCCGTTTGTTATATCTCAAGGGATGTTGGTTTAGAACATACGATTGGTGCAACTCCAAATACGGATGCAGCCAATGCGAAATATATGTTATTTATTGGGCGTAGTGTGGGAGACGGTATTAAACCAAGCCACTTACAAGGGATGATGAAAGGAAGAGATAAAAAGGCCAAAATTGTCTGTGTTGACCCAAGACATAATGCAACAGCAAATATTGTTGATGAATGGATACCGATCAAGCCAGGGACAGATATAGCCTTGTTACTTGCCATTGCAAACACGATGATCAAGAACGATTGGTATGACAAAGCGTTTATTGATCAATATGCAATTGGATTTGAAGAATTTAAAAAAGAGATTCAAACTTATACACCAGAGTGGGCGGAAAAAATAACGACAATTCCAGCTACAAAAATCGTTGAGATTGCAAAAGACTTATCTGCTGCTAAACCACATGCCTTTATCGATCCATCATGGAAAGGAGCCTTTGGTTGTAATTATTTGAATAGCCCAGAAACAGCGAGAATGGTTGGATTGGTCAATGCCATGTTAGGCAACATCAATCAAAAAGGTGGGATTTATTTTGCGGTTGAGCCTAAATTAGGGAAATTAGATTCAGCTAAACATCCAGCTCCTGAAAAGCCAAAAGTAGATCATATCGATGGATCGGGAGTGGAGGGGCAATATCCATTAGTTCCAAGCTCAAAAGGGATGCCTCACCGTACCCCTGGATTAATAGACGAAGGGAAAGTAAAAGCTGTCTTTATTAACCATTTTAACCCCGTTCGAAATACACCAGATCGTCAGTATAACATTGATGGATATAAGAAAGCAGAGTTGATTGTCGTCTGTGATATCTGGATGTCAGAAACTGCAGAACTAGCACATTATGTCTTACCAGAGCCAACTTATCTTGAACGGACTGAAATCATCGAACCCCTTGCAGGAAAAACAGGAGCTGTGACAATACGCCAACAAGTGATCGACAAATTCCATCCGAATACCAAACCATTTAGTGAGATCATAACGGGTATAGCGAAGGAGATGGGATTAGGCCAATATTTTAATTTTACGATCGATGAATTAAATGAGGCTCTATTAAAACCAACTGGAATTTCTTACAAAGAGTTAAAAGAAAAAGGGGTCATAAAGACAAAAGAAATGGTTGAATTTGGGAAAGTTCCTAAGTTAAAAACCGAATCAGGAAAGGTTGAATTTTACTCTGAAGCCTATAAAAAAGCTGGATTCTCGCCAATTCCGGTCTGGATGCCACCAAAAGTTGAACCGAAAAAAGGAGAATTTCGCTTGATTTGGGGGAAACAAAATGTGCATTCCCACTCATCTACTGCCAATATTCCACAGTTAATGCAAGTGACAAAGGATTATAACTTAGAAAGAGTTTGGATTAACACGAAAAAGGCAAAGGAATTAGGAATTAAAGACGGGGATTTCGTCATCATTGAGAACGATTTATTTAAAGGAAAAATTCGAGCAAAAGTTACGGAACGAATCTTTCCCGATGCCATTTTCTTACCTGGAGGATATGGAGCTTTTGCTAAGAATCTCAAAATATCAAACGGATTTGGCTTATGTCCAAATGATTTTGTAAAAACGGGAACTGACCCGATATCTGGGAATGGATTAATGATGGAAACTGCTGTAACAGTTCGAAAGGATGTGTAG
- the trpD gene encoding anthranilate phosphoribosyltransferase, which translates to MSRVLKKLLDGNHLTKEESKQFMEEIITGKVPPHQVTAFMVGLKILGETTDEIVGLVEAMREHAYVPFQVEGPLLDTCGTGGDGTGTINVSTAAALIAATGGIKVAKHGNRAVSGKSGSADVLEALGIPIQQSAEELEKVLQEENIAFLYAPIFHQGMKHAATSRKELGVRTVFNILGPLSNPLKADHQVMGVYRSDLTEPLAEVLHSLRVKRALVVAGLDGMDEITTTTKTRITELKDGEIHTYEITPEQFGIKRATMEDLKGGTPEENAKDLLKIFEGEKGPKRDFVLINAGASFYVTGQAVSLEQGIEKARELIDSGQVLQKIERLRRLKEKEGFAS; encoded by the coding sequence ATGAGCAGAGTGTTAAAGAAATTATTAGACGGAAATCACTTAACAAAAGAAGAGAGTAAACAATTTATGGAGGAGATTATTACGGGTAAAGTTCCTCCTCATCAAGTTACGGCCTTTATGGTGGGTTTAAAGATACTAGGAGAAACCACGGATGAAATTGTGGGCTTGGTTGAAGCAATGCGGGAACATGCTTATGTCCCCTTTCAGGTAGAAGGTCCTTTACTTGATACTTGTGGTACAGGTGGGGATGGAACGGGAACCATTAATGTATCGACTGCAGCAGCTTTAATCGCTGCTACAGGCGGTATAAAAGTGGCAAAACACGGCAACCGTGCCGTTTCCGGAAAAAGTGGAAGTGCTGATGTGTTAGAAGCATTGGGCATTCCTATTCAACAATCGGCAGAAGAATTGGAAAAGGTACTGCAAGAAGAGAATATCGCTTTCTTATATGCCCCCATTTTTCATCAAGGGATGAAACATGCGGCAACCTCAAGAAAAGAACTTGGCGTTCGTACCGTTTTTAATATCCTTGGGCCGCTCAGTAATCCATTAAAAGCAGATCATCAAGTCATGGGAGTATATCGCAGTGATCTAACTGAGCCATTAGCAGAAGTGTTACATTCTTTAAGGGTCAAACGGGCATTAGTGGTTGCAGGGCTGGATGGCATGGATGAGATCACAACGACAACGAAGACACGTATTACGGAATTAAAAGATGGAGAAATCCACACTTACGAAATTACCCCTGAACAATTTGGGATCAAAAGAGCAACGATGGAAGACTTAAAAGGGGGTACCCCTGAGGAAAATGCAAAAGACTTATTAAAAATTTTTGAAGGGGAAAAAGGTCCAAAACGGGATTTCGTCCTCATCAATGCAGGAGCAAGTTTTTATGTGACAGGTCAAGCAGTAAGCTTAGAGCAAGGGATAGAAAAAGCAAGGGAATTAATCGACTCAGGGCAAGTATTACAAAAAATCGAAAGGCTGCGTCGACTTAAGGAGAAAGAAGGGTTTGCTTCATGA
- a CDS encoding anthranilate synthase component II, which produces MILVIDNYDSFTYNLVQLAEELGEKCIVKRNDEITIEEIEKMNPDYILISPGPGIPEEAGISMEVIQKIGKKIPTLGVCLGHQAIAKAFGGEIKLAEQLMHGKASLVQHNKTPLFQGVPQVFLAGRYHSWIIDETEIPDEIEVTAKTVDGEIMAIRHKQYPIVGVQFHPESILTPEGKKILANYLQHYKGYGETA; this is translated from the coding sequence ATGATTCTGGTCATTGATAACTATGATTCTTTTACCTATAATCTCGTTCAGTTAGCCGAAGAATTAGGTGAGAAATGCATTGTGAAACGGAATGATGAGATCACCATCGAAGAAATCGAAAAGATGAATCCCGATTACATTTTGATCTCTCCTGGTCCAGGAATTCCCGAAGAGGCAGGGATTTCGATGGAAGTGATCCAAAAAATAGGCAAGAAAATTCCAACTCTAGGTGTATGCCTAGGTCATCAAGCCATCGCAAAAGCCTTTGGCGGCGAAATTAAATTGGCAGAGCAATTAATGCATGGGAAAGCTTCTTTGGTTCAACATAATAAGACCCCTTTGTTTCAAGGTGTGCCTCAAGTTTTTTTGGCAGGAAGATATCATTCATGGATCATAGATGAAACGGAGATCCCTGACGAAATAGAGGTTACAGCAAAAACAGTAGATGGAGAAATTATGGCGATTCGTCACAAACAATATCCAATTGTAGGGGTACAATTCCACCCAGAATCGATTCTTACTCCTGAAGGGAAAAAGATTCTCGCTAATTACCTTCAACACTATAAAGGCTATGGAGAAACGGCTTAA
- a CDS encoding LysR family transcriptional regulator, with amino-acid sequence MNLHMLEVFIRVTELQSISKAAKQLHLSQPAVSSLIQSLEQFYGHQLFFRTVKGVQLNPAGEIVYKNIKKILQIHEQMKRQLAEFVQNENIVHIGATEAFGNFLLPYSLGYFRKKFPNVRIDVSIYQREEIVERLQQQTIDMGVVEDSGMFQSGIEAVQIGKDQIILAVSYQSPFTKKKTLTIEELEDLPLILASPTLPIRRTIQQKLAQLKFPIQNLDVISEMSSIQALKTAVISGLGASFFYKSCIQYEIEEGLLYPLSIEGLDLEVSYYLLYLPKNISAAGQQFLTYLKGNAILQF; translated from the coding sequence TTGAATCTTCACATGTTGGAAGTATTCATCAGGGTTACGGAATTACAAAGTATATCAAAAGCAGCCAAACAACTTCACCTTTCTCAACCAGCTGTCAGTTCTTTGATTCAATCTTTGGAACAATTTTACGGCCATCAGCTTTTTTTCCGAACTGTGAAAGGTGTTCAATTAAATCCAGCTGGAGAAATTGTTTATAAGAACATCAAAAAAATCCTGCAAATTCATGAACAAATGAAACGACAGTTAGCTGAATTTGTGCAAAATGAAAATATTGTTCATATTGGAGCTACAGAGGCTTTTGGCAATTTTTTATTACCCTATTCCCTAGGATACTTTCGCAAAAAGTTTCCAAATGTGCGTATTGATGTTTCTATTTATCAACGTGAGGAAATCGTTGAACGGTTGCAACAACAGACCATTGATATGGGTGTTGTTGAGGATAGTGGAATGTTTCAATCAGGGATTGAAGCTGTTCAAATTGGAAAAGATCAGATTATCCTAGCCGTTTCTTATCAATCCCCTTTTACGAAAAAGAAAACTCTAACAATTGAAGAATTAGAGGATTTACCATTGATTCTGGCATCTCCAACCTTACCGATTCGGCGAACCATTCAACAGAAACTAGCACAACTAAAATTCCCAATTCAAAATCTTGATGTGATCTCTGAAATGAGCAGTATTCAGGCTTTAAAAACTGCTGTTATTTCTGGATTAGGTGCTTCTTTCTTCTATAAATCTTGTATCCAATATGAAATCGAAGAAGGATTGCTCTACCCCCTTTCTATTGAAGGTTTAGATTTAGAAGTTTCCTATTACCTGCTATATCTACCAAAAAATATTTCCGCTGCTGGACAACAATTTTTAACCTATCTAAAAGGGAACGCGATTTTACAATTTTAA
- the trpC gene encoding indole-3-glycerol phosphate synthase TrpC, which yields MTILDQIVAKKKSEVAERKRQFPKNHLKDLPFYHEPTVSIKQKLITTSRKVGIIAEMKKASPSKGVLLEKYEPEQLFELYQKAEVEGISILTDQPFFQGNLIHLMQVRGLTNSIPLLRKDFIIDPYQIDEAKGYGASVILLIAAILEEQQYQELYLQAKELGLEVLTEVHDELDLEKVLRSFTPEMIGINNRNLKTFQTSIDQTVKMIANIPKDTIVISESGIHRKEQVDQLAEIGVRGILVGESIVRSKNPQEMIEGLVGKK from the coding sequence ATGACCATCTTAGATCAAATCGTAGCCAAAAAGAAAAGCGAAGTTGCAGAAAGAAAAAGGCAATTTCCGAAAAACCATCTAAAAGATTTACCTTTCTACCATGAACCAACGGTATCCATAAAGCAAAAGTTGATCACCACTTCGAGAAAAGTAGGAATCATTGCAGAAATGAAAAAAGCATCCCCTTCAAAGGGAGTGCTGTTAGAAAAATATGAACCAGAGCAATTATTTGAACTTTATCAAAAAGCAGAAGTGGAAGGGATCTCGATCTTGACCGACCAACCCTTCTTTCAAGGAAATCTGATTCATCTCATGCAGGTTCGAGGTCTGACTAATTCTATCCCGCTGCTTAGAAAGGATTTTATCATTGATCCTTATCAAATTGATGAAGCAAAAGGATATGGAGCAAGCGTCATCCTGTTAATTGCCGCCATTTTAGAAGAACAACAATATCAAGAATTATATTTACAAGCCAAAGAATTGGGGCTGGAAGTATTGACAGAGGTTCATGATGAATTAGATCTGGAAAAAGTGTTACGGTCATTTACCCCTGAAATGATTGGGATCAATAACCGGAATCTAAAAACATTTCAAACCTCCATCGATCAAACGGTGAAGATGATTGCTAACATCCCTAAGGACACAATCGTCATTAGCGAAAGCGGGATTCATCGTAAAGAACAAGTGGATCAATTAGCAGAAATTGGAGTACGGGGAATTTTGGTCGGAGAATCCATTGTACGTTCAAAAAATCCCCAAGAAATGATCGAAGGGTTGGTGGGGAAAAAATGA